CCCAAGTGACGGGCTTTGTCCTCCTGGGGCTCTCCCAGGTATGGGAGCTCCGGTTCcttttcttcagtgtcttctctgTTGTGTATCTTTTGACTGTGATGGGAAATCTCCTTATTGTGGCCATCGTGACCTCTGACCCACACCTCCACACAACCATGTACTTTCTCTTAGGCaatctttctttccttgacttttgCTACTCTACCATCACGGCACCTAGGATGCTGGTTGACTTGCTTTCAGGCAACCCCGTCATTTCCTTTGGCAGCTGCTTGACTCAACTCTTCTTCTTCCACTTCATTGGTGGCATCAAGATCTTCCTGCTGACTGTGATGGCATATGACCGCTATGTTGCCATCTCCCAGCCCTTGCGCTACACGCTTATTATGAACAGGACCGTATGTGGTCTCCTCATGGTAGCCTCCTGGGTGGGGGGCTTCATCCACTCCATTGTACAGGTTGGATTGACTATCCAGCTGCCATTCTGTGGGCCTGACAAGCTGGACAACTTTTACTGTGACGTGCCTCAGCTCATCAAATTGGCCTGCACAGATACTTTTGTGTTAGAGCTTCTGATGGTGTCTAATAATGGCCTGGTGACATTGATGTGTTTTCTGGTGCTCCTGGGATCCTACACAGCACTGTTATTCATGCTCCGAGGCCACTCATGGGAAGGCCGCAGCAAAGCCCTGTCCACCTGTGCCTCTCATATTGCCGTAGTGACCTTAATCTTTGTGCCTTGTGTCTACATCTATGCAAGGCCGTTTCGGACATTCCCTATGGACAAGGCGGTCTCTGTGCTGTACACAATGGTCACTCCCATGC
This DNA window, taken from Lutra lutra chromosome 10, mLutLut1.2, whole genome shotgun sequence, encodes the following:
- the LOC125079307 gene encoding olfactory receptor 4D5 codes for the protein MNPANHSQVTGFVLLGLSQVWELRFLFFSVFSVVYLLTVMGNLLIVAIVTSDPHLHTTMYFLLGNLSFLDFCYSTITAPRMLVDLLSGNPVISFGSCLTQLFFFHFIGGIKIFLLTVMAYDRYVAISQPLRYTLIMNRTVCGLLMVASWVGGFIHSIVQVGLTIQLPFCGPDKLDNFYCDVPQLIKLACTDTFVLELLMVSNNGLVTLMCFLVLLGSYTALLFMLRGHSWEGRSKALSTCASHIAVVTLIFVPCVYIYARPFRTFPMDKAVSVLYTMVTPMLNPAIYTLRNKEVIVAMKKLWRRQKDLLGPLEH